Proteins co-encoded in one Dasypus novemcinctus isolate mDasNov1 chromosome 18, mDasNov1.1.hap2, whole genome shotgun sequence genomic window:
- the SCGB2B2 gene encoding secretoglobin family 2B member 2, with protein sequence MTLCQILHQIFANTGRAYQVSRTYIKLNRRLGETAGTVDHTALQGTPAVCVVLLALVLSVQLGDACLPFHKLFGIVSMSSLERELKWELSQCKPSQDTEQAFLKLQQCYRNISLTERLLDIAFKHLR encoded by the exons ATGACTCTGTGCCAGATCCTGCACCAG ATCTTCGCAAACACAGGAAGGGCATATCAGGTGTCCAGGACATACATAAAGCTCAACCGAAGACTCGGTGAGACTGCTGGGACAGTAGACCACACTGCCCTGCAGGGGACACCTGCCGTGTGTGTTGTTCTGCTGGCGCTGGTCCTGAGCGTCCAGCTGG GGGATGCCTGCCTGCCTTTCCATAAATTGTTTGGAATTGTTTCTATGAGTTCATTAGAAAGGGAACTGAAATGGGAGCTTTCTCAATGTAAGCCCAGCCAAGACACCGAGCAGGCCTTCCTCAAGCTCCAGCAATGCTATAGAAATATCTCGTTGACAGAAAGGCTTCTTGATATAGCGTTCAAG
- the LOC101414523 gene encoding major allergen I polypeptide chain 1-like, giving the protein MKLPGTLVLLWVALLLPYHGNCDICPPVKNDVNLFLTGTPDEYVNNVAKYQDNPLILTNARNLKTCADAKLTEEDKQHALTVLDKIYSNPRC; this is encoded by the exons ATGAAGCTGCCTGGCACTCTCGTGCTGCTCTGGGTCGCCTTGCTCCTGCCCTACCACGGAA ATTGTGACATATGCCCACCTGTGAAAAATGATGTTAACTTGTTCCTGACGGGCACACCTGATGAATATGTTAATAACGTGGCAAAATACCAAGACAACCCTCTGATACTGACCAATGCCAGAAATCTGAAGACCTGTGCTGATGCAAAACTGACAGAAGAGGATAAGCAGCATGCACTTACAGTGCTG GATAAAATATACTCAAATCCTAGGTGTTAA